In Bradyrhizobium symbiodeficiens, the genomic stretch CCGCGAGGCCTTCGTCGACAGCGCGAAGCGAGCGGAGCGCATCGGCATCGACGCGATCGAGCTGCACGGCGCGCACGGCTATCTCCTGCATCAGTTCCTGTCGCCGATCTCCAACAGGCGCACCGACGAATATGGCGGCTCGATCGAAAACCGCATGCGCTTCCCGCTCGAAATCTACGACGCGGTGCGTGCGGTGTTTCCGCACGACAAGCCCGTGGGCATGCGGGTGTCGTCGACCGACTGGGTCGAGGGCGGCTGGGATCTGGCGCAGACCATCGAATTTTCAAAAGCGCTGAAGGCGCGCGGCGTCGACTGGATCGATGCCTCCTCCGGCGGCGTCTCGCCGCTGCAGAAGATTCCGCTCGGCCCCGGCTATCAGGTGCAGTTCGCAGAGGCCATCAAGCGCGAGACCGGATTGCCGACCATCGCCGTCGGCTTGATCACGGAGGGCAAGCAGGCCGAGGAGATCGTCGCATCCGGCAAGGCCGATATGGTCGCGCTCGCCCGCGGCATGCTCTACGACCCGCGCTGGGGCTGGCACGCGGCCGCCGAAGTCGGCGGCGAGGTCGAAGCCCCGCCGCAATATTGGCGCTCGCAGCCCTCGACGCAGAAGGCGCTGTTCGGCAAGACCAATTTCGGGGCGCGGTAGCGTCTTGACCTCTCCCCGCAAGAACGTCGTAAAGACGGGGAGAGGGTGCCGACTCACCCCCCCCTCCGTAAATCTCCTCAGCTTCCACCTCGCGCAAAACTGGCCTAACCTTGCCCCCGCCCAACTCCTCGCGGAGGCCTGCCATGCGTTTTCGTGTTCGCAAAACCGCCCATGTGTTCGAGCGCGTCGGGCTTGCGATGGCCGGCGCGGCGTGCGGGCTGTTCGTCGGCGCCTATGTGGGAGCGGCGATATCGGCGCTCACCACGCAGGGCTTTCTGCTGCTGATGATGGTGCTGGGCTTCGTCGGCTTCTATCTCGGCATCGACACGCCGCAACTGCCGTTCGACGAGGCGCATAGCGAGATCGACGCCGCCGAATTCCTCAGCGCCGCCGGCACGCTCTGCGCCACGCTCACCGCGCTCGCCTCCGTCGCCGTCATCGTGCTCCGCCTCGAGCCGCATCTGGCATGGACCTGGCTTGCCCTGCTCGGCTGGATCGCCGGCGTCGCCATGCAGATCGTCGGCGGCGCGAAAGCGAGGATGCGGAAGTAGCTTTCTGTTCTCCCTCCCAGGGAGGTAAGCAAGACGTCCCGCTAGAACACCACGCCCACCCGCGTGCCGCGCTT encodes the following:
- a CDS encoding NADH:flavin oxidoreductase/NADH oxidase; the encoded protein is MSVLFSPIKLRGLTLKNRVVVSPMCQYSADDGVATDWHFTHINNLSLSGAAMFCIEATHVEAIGRITPGCLGLYSDAAEAALKQILNSVRKHSTTAIAMQLAHAGRKASSARPWDGGQLIPVEQGGWQTVAPSALPHKEGEAAPLALDAAGLKRIREAFVDSAKRAERIGIDAIELHGAHGYLLHQFLSPISNRRTDEYGGSIENRMRFPLEIYDAVRAVFPHDKPVGMRVSSTDWVEGGWDLAQTIEFSKALKARGVDWIDASSGGVSPLQKIPLGPGYQVQFAEAIKRETGLPTIAVGLITEGKQAEEIVASGKADMVALARGMLYDPRWGWHAAAEVGGEVEAPPQYWRSQPSTQKALFGKTNFGAR